One window from the genome of Nicotiana tomentosiformis chromosome 5, ASM39032v3, whole genome shotgun sequence encodes:
- the LOC138892265 gene encoding uncharacterized protein — protein MSNLSKLEFIALDISGKSYMSWVPDDEIHLDAMGLEDTIKENNQAPNQDRAKQMIFLRHHLEEGLKMEYFTVKDPVILWNNLKDKYDHLMMVVLPRTRYDYTHLRLQDFKSITEQHNGLLMKNHESRPTGSCPFPKANEKNFHQAKRRRGRGPSRGHGRGRGRNSNHGNNNAPKNPPYHLQWKRKEQKHEAIEATNAENACYRCGGKGNRSRKMITRPSPMKVGIESPAFLKRIHGDICGPIHPPSGLFRYFMVLIDASSR, from the exons atgtcaaatctttctaaacttgaatttatagccctggatatatcgggcaaaagctacatgtcttgggtgcctGATgatgaaattcatcttgatgcgatgggtctggaaGACACCATCAAGGAAAACAATCAGGCACCAAATCAAGATCGTGCCAAAcaaatgatattcctacgccatcaccttgaagagggcttgaaaatggaatattTTACTGtcaaagatccagtcatactgtggaataatttgaaagataaatATGACCACCTGatgatggtcgttcttccacggACACGATATGATTATACTCatttaaggctacaagattttaaatctatca ccgagcaacataatgggctattaatgaaaaatcatgaaagccgacctactggttcttgtccattccctaaaGCGAATGAGAaaaacttccaccaagctaagcgtagAAGAGGTCGTGGCCCTAGTCGTGGTCATGGtcgtggtcggggaagaaactctaatcatggtaataataatgcaccaaagaaccctccttaCCACctgcagtggaaaaggaaggaacaaaagcatgaagcgatAGAAGcaacaaatgcagaaaatgcatgctatagatgtggaggaaaagggaaccggtcac ggaaaatgatcactagaccatcaccaatgaaggttggcattgaatctcCTGCCTTTTTAAagcgtatacatggggatatatgtggacctattcacccaccaagtgggttgtttagatattttatggtcctaatagatgcatcttcaagatga